The DNA segment CCAAATCGGCGCCTGCGGCCCGGATCTCGGGCCGCGGAGTGATGCAGGTCAACCTCAACTGGTCGGCATCCTCGGAGGCGGACCTCGACCTGGGCTGCATGGTGCAGACCCGAGACGGATTAGGCACGGCGATACAGCCGCTCGGGGAGGCATTCGGATCGCTCACCGAGTGGCCCTACGTCAGCCTGGACCAGGACGATCGCAGCGGCGCCTCGTCGGACGGGGAGACTCTGAGGATCAGCCTGGAGCACCGGAGGGAATTCTCCAAGCTACTCGTCTATGTGTACGTCTACGAGGGGGCCGTGGACTTCCGGCGCCTAGGGGGCATCGTCACGGTGTCGGCGCCGGACGGCACGTGGCGTATCCACCTGGACGACTCACCGGCCGGTGCCACCTCGTGCGCCATCGCGCTGATCACGCCGGAACCGAACGGCCTGAACCTCCGACGCGAAGGCCGGTGGTTCACCCCGCACCACTACCTCGGCAGCCAACAACAGCTCGACGAGGCCTACGGGTTCGGCCTCGCCTGGGGCGTAGGAAGGAAGCCACCCCGATGAGCCCCTGCACCGCGAGCAGGCACCGGGCGAACGCATCTGCGGCCCGGCAGGTTTCACGCACTCTCGCATGAACCGCGGTGCTCCGTCCCACAGCCGGTATCCCGCCCCACCACCCTTGGCGTCAGTCCTCGATAACCGGCCGGACCGGCGAAAGGAACGGGTCCAAGCGAATGTGCAGTTGGCCCCTGGCCATCACTCGAACACGGAACGCTCCCTGGCCCGGCGGCATCTCCATGTCGGAGGAACGCTCGTAGAGCAACCCCCAGGAGCCGGGAAATCGGACGCAGATTTTCCGGAGGAGGGTATCCAATTCATCGGACTCATCGCGGCGGCGGTTCATCAGCCCGTTGGCGGTGACGAAGAACTCGCCATTGTGTGCTCTGAGTGTGACCTCGCCAGTGGCCCAGTTGATTCGGCTGATGTCAGCGCGCAGCTCCGAGATTCCCGCGTCCAGGGTTCCGGTGTCCGACTCTTCAGTTGATTCGGCAATGCCGAACCAGCCATGGAACTCATACATGCGGCTAACTCCAAGGTCGTCATGAGCTTCCGAAGGTAGGCGCATACCGTAGATCATCCAAATCCATCGGTACGCTCCATGACTTCCCGTACCGCATCCACCAGCTCTTCATCCGATAGGTCACCAGGATCTTTAAGGGCCGGATCGATGGAATAGTCCTCCAACAGAGAGAAGATCTGATCGAAGGCCGCGAGGAGCGGGTCGCGGAGCCTCTCGCCGTCATTCTGGGACGCGCGCCGGGCGTCCAGCCACTCGCGGGCGAAGTCCGCTCCGCTGATGGACCCCGCAGCGAAGGCCTGCATCATTTTCACCTGACGGGCAGCGTTTGTTCCGGCGGGAATTTCCCGTGCACGGGCCCAGGCAATGTGGCGGGGAGGAAATGACTGCGAGATGTCCTTGAACTCTGGCCATCGCTTGGCTGCGGCGCGAGCGTATCGCCCGAAGCGAGCGCGCCCTCCGTCCACCCCTTCCGGAACGGCGCCCTTGAGGAATTCTGCTGTCCCTGCCACCAGCGCATACCCTGGGCGGGAGAACAGAACCGCACCCTGCTGGTCCGACGAGGCAAGAAGGAGGGGAGAGCTGACTCCAACGAGTTCCGATGCCGCTACGTCTGGTGCAATCAGCCGCCAGGTTCGACCAACAGTTTCTGACCCGAGCACCATCACCAGTAGAGCGTCCGCTCCTCCCGTTCGGCAGCCTCTAGTGATGCGCTGGACCAGAGCGTCGTCCACGCGCGAGCCGGCAGGCACTGGAACGACACGCTTGTGGCCGATGGCCAACCAGGCCGGTTCGTAATCCCCGAGGCTGGACAAAATCCCCAGCTGACCGGAGTGAGTTTCGTTCGGGATAGCTTGTCTCTCCATCGTGACCTCTGCGATGGCTGCGTCCGTGACGGCCTCCACATCCGGAATGTAGGGGCGAACATCGGGGAGCGGGGTGCAGAAGGTGACGTTCGAGGTGAGAAGAGCCTCTTCAGTGTCAGCGAAGGAGAGGGATACGTACGCCGTCACCTGAGTGTCACCGAAATGCGCATGCGCCTTCCGGAGGCAGGCCCACACGTACGCCAGGCACCGCCGAACGAGGAGGGGCGTACGTTCGTGCGGTGCGGCAGGGAGGTCGTAGTCGGTCATTCCCCTCCCGTTGATCGTTGTTTCCTCTGCGATTCGGTCGGCGTAGGTACTGAACGTCTCCGGACAGAGATCGGCCAGCACCCTTCCCCCAGAGGGAGTGACGGACCAACCACGTTCCACGACCTCGCGGAAAAACGGAGGAATGTCTCCATCCGTCAGGTCGGAGAGATCCGTCATCCGCAGGATCTCCCGCATCCGAGGATTACTTCGCACGCCCATCCCTCGCCGGGTCGGCAAGCCCTTTCTCATCTTTGCGTGCATTCGTCCCTCGCGGTGGGCAGGTCGTAGTCCGTCATGTCGCCGGCCGTTGCCGCGGATTCCTCAGCGAGTCGGCTACCCCCGCCGACCACACCGTGGACTTCTCGAGCGTGGGGCCGACGACCCGGACCGCGCCGGCTACGTATGTGGCCCAGAGGAGTTCCTGGCAGCCGAAGAACGATTCTCCCCAGCTGTCCACCCAGACGTGGACGCGGGACGGCCCGACCAGTGTGGCGTCCCACCACTCCCAGCCCCGGGAGTCCTCGTCGGGGTCGAAGCGGTAAAGCCAGTCCTGGATCTCCCACGGCCGGATCAACGTGCAGATCCCCCGCCCCACCGCCGCTCACAGCCCACGCCCAGCGTCTTCGCGTGGCGACACCGCGACACCCTCCTCATCGACGGCAACGGCGTCCGGCACGATCCCTGCCACGGGAGGGAAGAACATGGACCCCTCGGGATCAGCGATGTTCACCGCGACGCCGGCCGGCACCCCCCTCGCCGGAACGACCTCGTCCAGCAACCGTGCTCCCCGCAACTCCGCGAACTCCCATGACCGCCCAGCCGCCCCAGCGCCATCAACAGAAGCCCGCCCTCGCGCGAACCGCGCCAACGCCACCTCGTCCGTGAACCCGCAGACCCAGCGCACCCCGCCGAACTCCGCAGTCCACAACCCACCACCGACCAACGGCACCAACACCACAGCCCGCCGAAACTCCCCCAGCAACGCCCGCGGATCACCCACCCCGGCCCGCTGATCGGCAATCCGATCCGCCAACGCCGTGCCCTCAGCCATGGAACCCCCCGTTCGCATTCGCTATCGACCTTGAACACCGTAGGACACCACACTCACCACCATCAGCGGTTCCAGGACCCTGACTGCTTTCGACCGGTGAGGCATGTGAGCGCAGCCGCGCGGAAAGAGAGTCGAACGAACAAAAGGCCTCGGTCACTGACCGGGGCCTTCATTAAAGAGCGGGTGACGAGAATCAAACTCGCGCTCTGAGCTGGGGAATCAACGGTTCCTCGGCAGTTACAGGCACAGGCCATCTGACCTGCGGTTTCGGATTGGTCAGGGGCAGCTTCCGCTCTCTGGGAGCCGTACCTGACTGCTGTTGCCCGCTCTGCTGGCCACGCGTGGGGCACGAGAGCCGGCCGTGCACCGCGTGATCCGGGCGGGCCGACTGGTCAGAGAGGGATGATGCGAACCTGGCTGCCGCAGAGCTTGCTCATGTCGTCGCTGTCGGAGGTCAGCAGGGCGACGGGTTTCGGCTGGCGGAGGGCGACCTCGGCCACCGTGGCGTCGATGGCGTACTTGTGCCCGTGCAGTCCGGCTCCCTTGAGAAGCTCAGCCGCGGCTTTCGCCGCCTGCTCGGTGACCGGCTCCACCTTGATACGGGACAGGGCGCAGTTCAGGCGAGGCATGTTGGTGCGGGAGTGGGCTAGTTCCACGATGGTGTTCGCCCCGATCACCAGGTCGGCTCCCATGTCGTGGAAGACCTGCAGCATTGCCAGGAGCTTGCGGTCCTGCGCGATCCAGGCGGAGAGCCCTTCCGAGTCCAGGACAAAGGTTTCGATGCGCTCGCTCACGCGGCGTCCGCGTCCTTGGAAGAACCGGCGGAGCCGAAGATGCTCGCGCGGGCCTCGGCGAGCTCCTCGCTACTGAAGCCTCCGTGCTCCTCCTCGTGGCGGCGAAGGTCGTCGCCCAGGAGCTGGTGCCGGATCTGCCGGGCTACGGCTTCCGCTACGTAGCCGGAGACGTTGTCCGTGAGCTTGCGGAGTTCCGCCACCTGGTCGCTGGGGAGCGTGACGGTGATGCGAGTCGTTGACGACATGAGCCAAGCATACTGGAGTATGCACGCACCTGCCTTTGCTTCCTCCCTCGACCCTGCATGCCGGACTACATGCTCACCGCTCCCCTGTCTGATCGAGTCGGGCTGGCCGCGATCTACTGAACCCGGTCGCTGTCAGAGCTTCCTTCTAAGGTCACCGCATGACGACATTCCGTTCTGGTTTCACGCTTTGGCAGATGGTTGGCAGGGCGAGGGAACTCACTGAGCACCCGAGCGTGCTCGATCGCATCGATGCAGTGCTGGCTGTCATGGGCCCTGCCTTCGGCCGTACCAGGTACGGCAAGGGCAGGCCGTTGGTGAACGCCTTGGAAGACGTCGCCAAAGAATCGCTCCTGTTCGGAGACTTCGAACTTGCACAGCGATTCCAGCGCTTCGCTGCCTACGCCGGCGGCAAATTGTTCCTGGAGATCCTCGAGAACTACTACGACGAGAAAGCTCGGCATCGTAGCGAGGAAGGAATGCGCAGGTTGGTGGCTATAGGAGCCGATCGGGCGGTGGCCGTTCTGGACGCCCTCTCCAGGGACAATCCGGAGGCGACGGTCGCCGATGCGCGGGACCTCTTTCGCGGAATATCCCTGTCCGTGGACCACTTGGGTCTCGGTACAGAGGAGGGTGGGATCCGGCTTCCCACACGAGAGAGGAGGCGACTCCAGCAGTACGGGCACATGGAGCTCATCATGAGGAATTTGCCGCAACCGGCCTCGGCCGAGGCAGCGCGGATGGTGGGTGATTTCCTCGCGGATGCCGACGCGGAGCTGCTGGCTCAGTTGCTGGAGCTGAAGGCTCGGCGAGCGGGACTCGACGCTCTGCGCACTGTGGTGGAGAACGAGTCGAGCTCGGAGAGCGCCCTCCACGCCCGTCTGAAGAATCAGGAATGGATCTTCGGCGGGGCCTACGTGGCAGAACTGGCACGTAGGCAGTACACCGCGGACACGATTCTGGATATTCCGCTCCTGCGCGGTGATGGATCTCTTCATGTAGTGGAACTCAAGCGTGCCAACATCAAGGACCTGGTGATCCGCCGCAGCGGCCACCTCATGTTGGGTGCCGATGCCCACCGCGCGGTGTCGCAGGCTCAGAACTACCTCCGCACCATGGATGAGAACCGCGAGTCCATCCTCGCGAACCACGGAGTCGATACCCGTAGAGCCTCGGCAACGGTTGTGATCGGGCATCCGCGATTCGTTAGAGGTGGCATTACCCCCAAGGAGATCGCGGAGACACTCCGCACCTACAACACACACGCGGCACGGCTTGAAGTGATCACGTACGAGACTCTGTTGGAGTCAGCAGCCCGGATGCTGGCCCTCGCGTCAGCGCAGCAGGATCCTGACCAGACCGAGGAGCCCACGGCATGACCGAAGACAACCAGCCTTCGATCGAGCGGCTGTTGGCCCGCTTGTGCGGGGGCGCGATTACAGGAAGGGACTACGTCGGCTACTTCCTCAACGAGCACGGAGAGGAACTCGTCTTCGCCCAGCGCCGGGGAGAGAAAACCGCCCGGTTCTGGCACAGCGACGCCGACTGGCAGATGTTCCGCGTCGGCGACCACTCAGTACGGGTCGGCAGTGTGATGGACGGAGTGATCACCGTCGGCGACTTGATCATAAATCGCCATGAGGCGACGTGGCTGTCATCGTGCCTTGCTGCCTCCCGCCACCTACGCCAGTAGCAGAGCTGACACGCGGCTCGGGTAGCAACGAAGCTCCCAGGTCTCTGACCTGGGAGCTTGTTTCAAGAGCGGGTGACGAGAATCGAACTCGCGCTCTGAGCTTGGGAATCAGCGGTTCTCTGACCCTCGAAGAGGTTCTGACCTGCGCTTTCCCATGCGACGGTTCAGATGGCCAGGGTCTGCGGAGGCCGCACCTGACCGCTGTTGTCCGCTCTGCTGGGCACGGATGGGGCACGAGGGCAGCGGTGCCGCGGACCCTGCCGGGGGTGTGCTCGGTGGTGGTCCCGTGCGTCGGAGTAAAAGCGGGAGGGATGCGGACTGGGTGCCGCAGCGGTGGGTCATGTCGTCGCTGCCGGAGGTCAGGAGGGACGCGTTCCGGCTGGCGAAGCGCGACCTCGGCGACCATGGCTCACATCCTGCTGCTCCCGAGGATCGCGTACGCTTTCCGCATCTATGCCATGACCTGCTCCGACGTGGGCGTGTGTGCGGCAAGGAGGTTGACGGCCCCGCGTAAGCCCCGAGGGGCCGTCATGGTCTCGACGCGAAAGCCCGCGGCCAGGCGCGCGTCGGCATCGCCGCAGCGCGGGCGTATCAGCAGGCGCAGGATTTCCCGGTCCGGAGCCGAACGAGTCCGCCTGCCGGCTTACCGGCGTACGCAACAGACGCGAAGAAGGGAACGAAAGTTCGATTGTCGGCGTCTCGGCCGTAAGGCCGCCCGGCCGTGAGCGCTGACCGGGGGTGGGTGCGGTCGCGTATGAGGATGGGACATCCGTGAAGTGTCAGGCGCTTCACTGTTTCAAAATCGGTGGCCTGTGCCGCCGCGATTGTCTATCTTTGATGCGTGCCAAAGTCTAGGAAGCGGAACCCGCAACGCCGCCCGCAGCAACACTCCCGCCTCACTGAACATAAGCGGCAGGGGAAGATATTGGTGCC comes from the Streptomyces sp. NBC_00525 genome and includes:
- a CDS encoding tellurium resistance protein, with product MQVNLNWSASSEADLDLGCMVQTRDGLGTAIQPLGEAFGSLTEWPYVSLDQDDRSGASSDGETLRISLEHRREFSKLLVYVYVYEGAVDFRRLGGIVTVSAPDGTWRIHLDDSPAGATSCAIALITPEPNGLNLRREGRWFTPHHYLGSQQQLDEAYGFGLAWGVGRKPPR
- a CDS encoding Imm7 family immunity protein: MYEFHGWFGIAESTEESDTGTLDAGISELRADISRINWATGEVTLRAHNGEFFVTANGLMNRRRDESDELDTLLRKICVRFPGSWGLLYERSSDMEMPPGQGAFRVRVMARGQLHIRLDPFLSPVRPVIED
- a CDS encoding PIN domain-containing protein; this encodes MSERIETFVLDSEGLSAWIAQDRKLLAMLQVFHDMGADLVIGANTIVELAHSRTNMPRLNCALSRIKVEPVTEQAAKAAAELLKGAGLHGHKYAIDATVAEVALRQPKPVALLTSDSDDMSKLCGSQVRIIPL
- a CDS encoding type II toxin-antitoxin system CcdA family antitoxin, with product MSSTTRITVTLPSDQVAELRKLTDNVSGYVAEAVARQIRHQLLGDDLRRHEEEHGGFSSEELAEARASIFGSAGSSKDADAA
- a CDS encoding Shedu anti-phage system protein SduA domain-containing protein, giving the protein MTTFRSGFTLWQMVGRARELTEHPSVLDRIDAVLAVMGPAFGRTRYGKGRPLVNALEDVAKESLLFGDFELAQRFQRFAAYAGGKLFLEILENYYDEKARHRSEEGMRRLVAIGADRAVAVLDALSRDNPEATVADARDLFRGISLSVDHLGLGTEEGGIRLPTRERRRLQQYGHMELIMRNLPQPASAEAARMVGDFLADADAELLAQLLELKARRAGLDALRTVVENESSSESALHARLKNQEWIFGGAYVAELARRQYTADTILDIPLLRGDGSLHVVELKRANIKDLVIRRSGHLMLGADAHRAVSQAQNYLRTMDENRESILANHGVDTRRASATVVIGHPRFVRGGITPKEIAETLRTYNTHAARLEVITYETLLESAARMLALASAQQDPDQTEEPTA